In Tursiops truncatus isolate mTurTru1 chromosome X, mTurTru1.mat.Y, whole genome shotgun sequence, the following proteins share a genomic window:
- the MOSPD1 gene encoding motile sperm domain-containing protein 1, with the protein MHQQKRQPELVEGNLPVFVFPTELLFYADDQSTHKQVLTLYNPYEFALKFKVLCTTPNKYVVADAAGAVKPQCCVDIVIRHRDVRSCHYGVIDKFRLQVSEQSQRKALGRKEVVATLLPSAKEQQKEEEEKRIKEHLTESLFFEQSFQPENRTVSSGPSLLTVFLGVVCIAALMLPTLGDVESLVPLYLHLSVNQKLVAAYILGLITMAILRT; encoded by the exons ATGCATCAACAAAAAAGGCAGCCAGAGTTAGTGGAAGGAAATCTTCCTGTCTTTGTGTTTCCCACAGAGCTGCTATTTTATGCAGATGACCAGTCAACACATAAGCAAGTGTTGACGCTGTATAATCCCTATGAGTTTGCCTTAAAGTTCAAAG ttttgtgtACTACTCCAAATAAGTATGTTGTCGCTGACGCTGCAGGTGCAGTAAAGCCTCAGTGTTGTGTGGATAT TGTGATTCGTCATAGAGATGTTCGATCCTGTCACTATGGTGTAATAGACAAATTCCGTCTCCAAGTTTCCGAGCAAAGCCAGAGGAAGGCTTTAGGAAGGAAAGAGGTCGTGGCTACTCTTCTCCCGTCGgcaaaagaacaacaaaaggaagaagaggaaaaaagaataaaggaacatttaactgaaagtttattttttgagCAGTCGTTTCAACCAG AAAACAGAACTGTCTCCTCAGGACCTAGTTTACTAACTGTCTTCCTGGGAGTGGTGTGTATTGCAGCTCTGATGCTTCCCACGCTGGGTGATGTGGAATCGCTGGTGCCTCTCTACCTCCACTTAAGTGTCAATCAAAAATTAGTGGCTGCTTATATCTTAG gtcTTATCACAATGGCTATACTTAGAACATGA